TTTGACCATGCCGATCAAAATAGCTCAAGGCCAGCTCTTCCTTCTGCCGTGCAGGAAGCTCTTTGGCCAGATCGTGTAAAAGTCCGGCCGAAGCTGCCATTTTGATATCCTCCCCCATGAGAGCGGCAAGCCGGGCCGCGTACTGGGCCACGGAAACAGAATGGAGCCTTCGTTCCCGAGACAGGTAAGGCCAGGCTCTTTCTTCCAGATTCAGTAAATCCTGCCAGTCCTGGCCGTTCAGCCGGTCAAAGGCCTCTCTCGAAGCATAGGGCCGGTAACGGCGGATAAATCTGACCACCTGATCAGGACACAGGCCGTCAATATCCTCCCCTGAGGCGATCCTGGCCCGGATCAGGCTGGCCGACAGATCCATAGCGGGCATGTCAAAGACGCGAACCGATGTCCCGTAGCGCCTGCTGGCCGTCTCTGCCTGCTCGGCCACGGACTGGCGGTTGTCGTTCCCTCTTATCGCCACCGCCAAAGAAACTTCCTTGAGCAGGTCGGCCGGCCGGTACCAGGAATCAAGGGAACCCAACAGGTCGGACCCCGAAAGAAGAACCAGTTCTTTCAGCCCGTACTTCTTCTTCAGTCTCAGCACCGTGTGGTAGGTGTAATCGACTCCCGGTGTCCTGATTTCATCGTCCGACACCAGAACATCCCGGATGCCATTCATGCCCAGGCAGGCCATCTCATACCGATAGGCGGCAAAGCTTATCCGCCCTTCTTTATGGGGAGGCCTCCCGACTGGCATAACGATCAGCTGCCTGAGATCAAGCTGTTTCAGCGCATGTTCGGCAAGGGCCCGGTGTGCCAGGTGGAAAGGGTCAAAGGTTCCGCCAAAAAGCCCGGTCACGCGCCAGATCCTCCCTGACCGTGGAGACGGAGCTCTTTCTCCCTGGCTGTCTCGCGGTCCTGGGCATTTTCAATCAGCCAGGCATTGATGAAAGCGTCAAGATCGCCATCCATGACCCCATCCACATCACTCGTTTCATAGCCTGTCCGGTGGTCCTTAACCATCGTATAGGGACAGAAGACGTAGGATCGGATCTGGCTCCCCCAGGCTATGTCAAAGACCTCTCCCTTGAGGTCTTCGATCCGGTCAAGCTGGCGTTGTTGAGCCAGATGATAGAGCCTTGATTTCAGCATCCGCATGGCTGTTTCCCTGTTGGAGAGCTGCGACCGCTCGTTCTGGCAGGAAACGACAATCCCGGTTGGCAGATGGGTGATCCTGACTGCCGAGCTGGTCTTGTTGACATGCTGGCCGCCCGCCCCCGAAGCCCTGAATGTATCAATTTTCAAATCATCCGGGTTGATCTCAATCTTGATGGTATCGTCCAGTTCGGGCAGTACTTCGCAGGACGCGAAGGAGGTATGCCTCCTTCCCGAGGCATCAAAGGGCGAGATACGAACCAGCCGGTGCACGCCGTGCTCACTTCTCAGATACCCGTAGGCATTGGGGCCGGCGACCCGGAAGGAGATGGTCTTGATCCCCGCCTCCTCCCCATCCAGCAGATCCAGCACTTCGACTTCATAGTCATGGTTCTCCGCCCAGCGGGCATACATGCGAAAGAGAATTCCCACCCAGTCCTGGGCCTCAGTTCCTCCGGCACCCGCGTGCAGGGAAACCAGGGCATTCATGGCATCATGTTCACCTGTCAACAGGGTTTCCAGCCGAAGACTCTCATACTCACGCGACCAGTCTCCAAGCCCGTCCTCCAACTCGCGGAGAACAGAGAGGTCGTCCTCTTCCCGGGACAGCTCCAGCAGAACCTCAAAGTCCTCATTTCCGGCAACCAGATCGGCGAAGCGTTTCTGTTTTTTGTTCAAATAGGCAATCCGCTTCTGGACTACCTGCGCCCTGTCCGGATCGTTCCAGAAACCTTCTTCCAGGGTTTCCCGGGTCAGCCGCTCTTTTTCCTCCGCATCTGCTTCCAGACGGAGTGAAAGCCTCAGTTGGCCGATTTTTGTCTTATTGTTGGCGATGTCCGCCTGCAGTTCCTCGTAAGTCATGGTTTGATCCATTTCCCGGCTTTCTCAAAGGTTTCATCCGCCGGCAATGCGTGTGTGAAATTTCGGGACCATTCTGTCTTCAGCCTCATCCAGGGCTGTTTTTTGCCGCGGCCTCCCGCGCGGAAAGGGAGCGGTAGAAGATGGCTGCCAGCCTGCCAAAGGCCAATGTCTTTAGCGCGAAAAAGAAAGCCCGGACCAGGCTTGCGGCCCAGAGGCTGCTTCTGAAAACCATGCGAAGCAGATCGGCAGCCATGTTTGTGATCGATCCGAGAAAAAGGAAAGAGACGAAAATGAAGAATTTCATCCCCCGTGTCATCCGGTAACTGGCCTCCATGGCCCCGGCCAGCTTCTTTTCTTCAAAAATCAGAATGAAGATGGTCATGGACAGCATGGACGCCAGCACGTAGAATGGGATGCCCAGTGACGGAATCGAGATGATGTAGGGAATGATCATGGCAATGCCCAAAAGCAAAAAAGACGGAAATGCCCGAATGGCGACGCCTGTCGCCGACTTACCCCTTGACAGGGGAAGGGAGGGGATTTCAAGGGGATCCTCACTTACGGTGACCTGGCCCGTCACTTCGGACGAGGCAAAAAGCCAGTGGACGGCGTAAATGAGAATGAAGGCCATGGAGAGAACCACCAGGCCAACTTGCCGGAAAAGAACGGAAAACCAGACAGGGGGAGGAAAAGGGAGACCCGCCTGCCTTTGAAGAAAGGCACTCAATTGAGTTTTAAACAGATCCAGCTGCCCCCCTGACGGCGCGGTCAGATAGATGGATGCTGAAATGGCGAAGAGAAAAGAAAACCAAAGATGCACCCGCTGTGCCC
This portion of the Fastidiosipila sp. genome encodes:
- the nadD gene encoding nicotinate (nicotinamide) nucleotide adenylyltransferase, whose protein sequence is MTGLFGGTFDPFHLAHRALAEHALKQLDLRQLIVMPVGRPPHKEGRISFAAYRYEMACLGMNGIRDVLVSDDEIRTPGVDYTYHTVLRLKKKYGLKELVLLSGSDLLGSLDSWYRPADLLKEVSLAVAIRGNDNRQSVAEQAETASRRYGTSVRVFDMPAMDLSASLIRARIASGEDIDGLCPDQVVRFIRRYRPYASREAFDRLNGQDWQDLLNLEERAWPYLSRERRLHSVSVAQYAARLAALMGEDIKMAASAGLLHDLAKELPARQKEELALSYFDRHGQRPSSDFLKGELAHGPASAIMASRLTGMENDPLVHAIAWHSTGHPDMTVLGGILFLADKIAYDREFGELREIRALAESGNLAGAMKACFEEVFKALARQGKSPCELSIQAYKKYSEMG
- a CDS encoding peptide chain release factor 2 — its product is MDQTMTYEELQADIANNKTKIGQLRLSLRLEADAEEKERLTRETLEEGFWNDPDRAQVVQKRIAYLNKKQKRFADLVAGNEDFEVLLELSREEDDLSVLRELEDGLGDWSREYESLRLETLLTGEHDAMNALVSLHAGAGGTEAQDWVGILFRMYARWAENHDYEVEVLDLLDGEEAGIKTISFRVAGPNAYGYLRSEHGVHRLVRISPFDASGRRHTSFASCEVLPELDDTIKIEINPDDLKIDTFRASGAGGQHVNKTSSAVRITHLPTGIVVSCQNERSQLSNRETAMRMLKSRLYHLAQQRQLDRIEDLKGEVFDIAWGSQIRSYVFCPYTMVKDHRTGYETSDVDGVMDGDLDAFINAWLIENAQDRETAREKELRLHGQGGSGA